A single window of Granulibacter bethesdensis DNA harbors:
- a CDS encoding quinoprotein dehydrogenase-associated SoxYZ-like carrier, translating into MRARDLLMGMLLLTAVHLPSMTQAAEDEDDPARQHRWADLKQAVFAQRPVAVEPASEHLIGLEAPARALDAALVPVTVTVSDPSAKGIYLLIDDNPSPLAAHVVFGPAIDPRSLSFRVRVNTYTFIHAVLERADGSLIETARFVKASGGCSAPAGSDVEEALQNIGKMKLKLAGKDSPLASPLAATLMIRHPNFNGMQMDPLTQAYTPAHYVQKIKTTYDGKLVFSLDTDISMASDPVLGFFLRTESGNDHTLTVSVRDNQDEHWEKTFPVIAPGPAPDAKLPAKPGG; encoded by the coding sequence ATGCGCGCCAGAGACCTGCTGATGGGCATGCTGCTGCTGACAGCTGTCCATCTCCCCTCCATGACACAGGCAGCAGAGGATGAGGACGATCCGGCCCGGCAGCATCGCTGGGCCGATCTGAAACAGGCGGTGTTTGCGCAGCGCCCTGTCGCGGTCGAGCCTGCCTCCGAGCATCTGATCGGGCTTGAAGCGCCCGCCCGCGCCCTGGATGCGGCACTGGTTCCCGTCACGGTCACGGTGTCTGATCCCTCGGCGAAGGGGATTTATCTGCTGATTGATGACAATCCCTCTCCTTTGGCCGCGCATGTCGTGTTCGGCCCCGCCATCGATCCACGGAGCCTGAGCTTCCGGGTGCGGGTGAACACCTACACCTTTATCCATGCGGTGCTGGAACGGGCCGACGGCTCCCTGATCGAAACCGCGCGCTTCGTCAAAGCCTCGGGCGGCTGCTCTGCCCCGGCAGGCAGCGACGTCGAGGAAGCATTACAGAATATCGGCAAGATGAAGCTGAAACTGGCCGGAAAGGACTCCCCTCTGGCCTCCCCTCTGGCCGCCACGCTGATGATCCGGCATCCGAATTTCAACGGTATGCAGATGGACCCGCTCACACAGGCCTACACACCCGCGCATTACGTCCAGAAAATCAAGACGACCTATGATGGCAAGCTGGTTTTCAGCCTCGATACGGATATCTCCATGGCGTCCGACCCGGTGCTTGGCTTCTTCCTGCGCACTGAATCCGGAAATGACCACACCCTGACTGTCAGCGTTCGCGACAATCAGGATGAGCATTGGGAAAAAACCTTCCCTGTTATCGCCCCCGGCCCCGCACCGGATGCGAAACTGCCAGCCAAACCCGGTGGTTAA
- a CDS encoding VOC family protein: MKLNHINLYSHDTEADRVMFERYFGLRTLVVRGNKMAIMQDDDGLVLIVNHFETKLDGFDYPRQLDILHIGFIQETREAVDALYERLRDDGWETQMPHDAHGAWCFYFRATGGYFIEVTTVTPVRPISASFA, encoded by the coding sequence ATGAAGCTGAATCATATCAATCTCTATAGTCACGACACTGAAGCCGATCGGGTGATGTTCGAGCGGTATTTCGGGCTGCGCACGCTTGTCGTGCGTGGCAACAAGATGGCGATCATGCAGGACGATGACGGGCTGGTGCTGATCGTCAATCACTTCGAGACGAAGCTTGATGGGTTCGATTATCCCAGACAGCTCGATATCCTGCATATCGGCTTCATTCAGGAAACGCGTGAAGCCGTGGATGCACTCTATGAGCGCCTGCGTGATGATGGCTGGGAAACCCAGATGCCGCATGATGCGCATGGCGCCTGGTGCTTCTATTTCCGCGCCACAGGCGGATACTTCATTGAGGTGACGACAGTCACTCCAGTCCGCCCCATATCAGCATCGTTTGCGTGA
- a CDS encoding YceI family protein, with amino-acid sequence MKEYRTPWWRCGIVLVGAACWLSVAAPMGAQAQMMATRNPAQVPAARYMLEPSHTQIEFALSHMGFSTYYGRFGEASGWLDFVPAHPEASHLEIIVPVSGLSTTSPVLNQQLVGAEWFDGQRWPVATFRSSSARATGPDSGEITGDLTLHGITHPVTLTVHFNGGGINPLSGRYTIGFEARGNIRRSAFGISRYLDMVGDDVQLIISAPFEKP; translated from the coding sequence GTGAAAGAATACAGGACTCCATGGTGGCGATGCGGGATAGTGCTGGTGGGGGCCGCGTGCTGGCTTTCTGTCGCAGCACCGATGGGGGCGCAGGCCCAGATGATGGCCACAAGGAATCCGGCTCAGGTGCCGGCTGCGCGTTATATGTTGGAACCCTCCCATACGCAGATTGAATTTGCGCTCTCGCATATGGGGTTCAGCACCTATTATGGGCGGTTCGGTGAGGCATCCGGCTGGCTGGATTTCGTGCCCGCCCATCCGGAGGCCAGTCATCTGGAGATAATAGTGCCAGTCTCCGGCCTGTCCACGACCAGCCCGGTTCTGAACCAGCAGCTGGTCGGTGCGGAGTGGTTCGATGGGCAGCGCTGGCCGGTGGCAACGTTCCGTTCCTCCTCGGCCCGTGCGACCGGGCCGGATAGCGGGGAAATCACCGGCGACCTGACCCTGCATGGCATCACACATCCCGTGACGCTGACGGTGCACTTCAATGGCGGCGGGATCAATCCGCTGTCAGGCCGCTATACGATCGGCTTCGAGGCACGGGGCAATATCCGTCGTTCTGCATTCGGGATATCACGCTATCTGGATATGGTGGGCGATGACGTGCAGTTGATCATCAGCGCTCCTTTCGAGAAGCCGTAA
- a CDS encoding DUF1489 family protein: MLHLMKLAVGVESPAHLAALQAERARERTGSQGGELWHLTRQTPRQGEALLKGGSLYWVIGRLLSVRQPITGLSEQHKPDGTPCCAIHLAPDLIPVSARVMKPFQGWRYLKPEDAPHDLTHAVNHDDIARLPEPLRRELQALSLI, encoded by the coding sequence ATGCTGCATCTCATGAAGCTGGCGGTCGGTGTCGAGTCTCCTGCGCATCTTGCCGCTCTACAGGCTGAACGCGCCAGAGAACGGACGGGATCACAGGGCGGAGAATTATGGCATCTGACCCGCCAGACTCCGCGTCAGGGGGAGGCCCTGCTGAAGGGCGGCTCGCTTTACTGGGTGATTGGCCGATTACTGTCCGTGCGCCAGCCTATTACCGGACTCAGTGAGCAGCATAAGCCGGATGGCACGCCGTGCTGTGCCATTCATCTGGCACCCGACCTGATTCCTGTCTCGGCTCGTGTGATGAAACCCTTTCAGGGCTGGCGCTACCTCAAGCCTGAAGATGCCCCACATGATCTGACCCATGCCGTCAACCATGATGATATTGCCCGCCTGCCTGAGCCCTTGCGGCGGGAATTGCAGGCGTTGAGCCTGATCTGA
- a CDS encoding site-specific DNA-methyltransferase — translation MKQQAITPPAPCTDDSASPTPSGGPARAKAGRPSKKKTSSPSLRPIWPSPASGEDRHRLYCGDCLTVLPSLAEGSVDVIVTSPPYNLDLGYASYLDSRGEEEYLDWMTQVATALKRVLAPGGSFFLNVSGSPSRPWLPFELIVRLRTLFVLQNHIVWIKSVATPAVSVGHYKPVNGKRFLNHAQEHIFHLTHKGDVKLDRLAVGVPYKDKSNIVRRGHAQDLRCRGNTWFIPYETVRSKSQKFLHPGTFPVTLPRWCIRLHGVADALVLDPFMGTGTTGVAAQAEGARSIGIELDQGYISIAANRMMEAESS, via the coding sequence ATGAAACAGCAGGCGATCACGCCGCCCGCGCCTTGCACGGATGACTCTGCCAGCCCCACACCTTCTGGCGGACCTGCCCGTGCCAAAGCGGGAAGGCCATCGAAAAAAAAAACCTCCTCACCATCGCTCCGGCCGATCTGGCCTAGTCCTGCTTCTGGCGAAGATCGGCATCGGCTGTATTGTGGGGATTGCCTGACCGTTCTGCCTTCCCTGGCAGAGGGCAGCGTGGATGTGATTGTCACATCACCCCCCTATAATCTCGATCTCGGCTATGCCAGCTATCTCGATAGCAGGGGGGAAGAAGAGTATCTTGACTGGATGACGCAGGTTGCTACCGCGCTCAAAAGGGTGCTGGCACCGGGCGGTTCGTTTTTCCTCAATGTCTCCGGCTCGCCTTCCCGCCCATGGCTGCCGTTCGAGCTGATCGTGCGGCTGCGCACCTTGTTCGTGTTGCAGAACCACATTGTCTGGATCAAATCCGTGGCCACGCCCGCGGTCTCAGTCGGGCATTACAAGCCGGTAAACGGCAAGCGTTTCCTCAACCATGCCCAGGAGCACATCTTCCATCTCACCCATAAAGGAGATGTGAAGCTGGACAGGCTGGCCGTCGGGGTACCTTATAAAGACAAGTCAAATATTGTCCGCCGCGGCCATGCCCAGGATCTGCGATGCCGCGGCAATACCTGGTTCATTCCGTATGAGACCGTACGCAGCAAAAGCCAGAAATTCCTGCATCCCGGCACGTTTCCGGTGACATTGCCGCGCTGGTGCATACGGCTGCATGGTGTGGCCGATGCGCTGGTACTGGATCCGTTCATGGGCACCGGCACCACCGGCGTTGCCGCACAGGCTGAAGGAGCGCGCAGCATCGGCATTGAGCTTGACCAAGGCTATATCAGCATTGCCGCAAACCGCATGATGGAAGCAGAAAGCAGCTGA
- a CDS encoding (Fe-S)-binding protein yields the protein MPQHSTARLKTEPRVALFVTCLVDLYRPSVAFSAIRLLEQAGCKVSVPRGQTCCGQPAFNSGDRVTAKALARDILASFQGYDYVVIPSGSCGGMLRHQLPDLLADDPALAPQAADLARSCHELVSFLTDIRGVTTTHAPSPGRVTYHDSCAGLRELGIKQQPRDLLRAMDAEIVEMEAPETCCGFGGTFCVKYPEISTRMARDKVADIVATGADMIVAGDMGCLLNMAGTLLREGSTVQVRHIAEVLAGPTGPAIGQPTDR from the coding sequence ATGCCTCAACACTCGACCGCCCGCCTGAAGACAGAACCGCGCGTCGCCCTGTTCGTCACCTGTCTGGTCGATCTCTATCGGCCCAGCGTCGCTTTTTCCGCGATCAGGCTGCTGGAGCAGGCCGGATGCAAGGTTTCCGTTCCGCGTGGACAGACCTGCTGCGGCCAGCCCGCTTTCAATAGCGGAGACCGTGTGACGGCCAAAGCACTGGCGCGCGATATTCTGGCCAGCTTTCAGGGATATGATTACGTCGTCATTCCATCAGGCTCCTGCGGGGGGATGCTGCGTCATCAATTGCCCGACCTCCTGGCAGATGACCCTGCTCTGGCGCCTCAGGCTGCTGATCTGGCCAGAAGCTGTCATGAACTCGTCAGCTTCCTGACCGACATACGCGGGGTGACGACAACCCACGCCCCTTCACCGGGCCGGGTCACCTATCATGACAGCTGCGCCGGATTGCGGGAGCTGGGGATCAAGCAACAACCCCGCGATCTGCTGCGCGCCATGGATGCGGAGATCGTCGAAATGGAGGCCCCGGAAACATGCTGCGGCTTCGGCGGTACGTTCTGCGTCAAATATCCGGAGATCTCGACCCGCATGGCCCGCGACAAGGTGGCGGACATCGTGGCTACAGGGGCAGACATGATTGTGGCCGGAGATATGGGCTGCCTGCTGAACATGGCCGGCACGCTGCTGCGCGAAGGATCAACGGTGCAGGTCCGCCACATAGCAGAGGTTTTGGCCGGCCCCACTGGCCCCGCAATCGGTCAGCCCACCGACCGATAA
- a CDS encoding MaoC family dehydratase, with protein MPMPAARMETFNMDGHAASFRLSHERADLHARYFDDFRLGERFILPPIALTHSLVDSFCLISGETHPLHHDPVWCRENGHPGVLVHGFQILAVTTAGASPFHAMVENSLLGLVEQNSRFIRPVYAGDTLHPVLQIVELTPNTSTGILVLRSTVHNQRRELVLEGSQRYLLRMRDRLQPDDNQA; from the coding sequence ATGCCCATGCCAGCTGCACGGATGGAGACCTTCAACATGGACGGACATGCCGCCTCTTTCCGGCTCAGCCATGAGAGAGCAGACCTCCATGCGCGTTACTTTGACGATTTCCGGCTGGGGGAGCGTTTTATCCTGCCTCCGATTGCGCTGACCCATTCCCTTGTTGATTCTTTTTGCCTCATCAGTGGCGAGACTCATCCCCTGCATCATGATCCGGTCTGGTGTCGGGAGAACGGGCATCCCGGCGTGCTGGTGCATGGATTTCAGATCCTGGCAGTCACCACGGCAGGCGCATCGCCGTTTCATGCCATGGTGGAAAACAGCCTGCTGGGTCTGGTCGAACAGAACAGCCGCTTCATCCGTCCCGTCTATGCCGGGGATACACTCCATCCGGTGCTGCAGATCGTGGAGCTGACCCCTAATACGTCTACCGGGATACTTGTCTTGCGCAGCACCGTACATAACCAGCGCCGGGAACTGGTTTTGGAAGGCTCCCAGCGCTATCTTCTGCGCATGCGTGACCGTTTGCAGCCGGACGATAATCAGGCATAA